Proteins co-encoded in one Oncorhynchus kisutch isolate 150728-3 linkage group LG1, Okis_V2, whole genome shotgun sequence genomic window:
- the LOC116374857 gene encoding neuroblast differentiation-associated protein AHNAK-like encodes MLEESEKGRLVVSSVVDGSLANQGLKEGDEIVSATINFDQLSKDDVLKILKLMDDNGFDEKVQILTKNNLRKSMGTLDSFKAPEEMVKDSYNRLNAKIKKFMKEDSSGQPTASGERGSPNRQVKGKEPRPLWAKPNVRGTDSTVTLDAPGGELSLPNANMSTSDLSLAHLNGSLGADPDVNMSDLPSVDLKGSKIDLELPDSDIGIPSGKIKTPSLGMADFAISGPRVRNPDLDLTAVEMCLSDVSLPDLSTPDIDIPSGKFKLKKPHAELKAPDFDVDAPSGKLKMPKFDVSGLKRTDLGIDDDDVKTPKLILKAPKIKGGLDAPDLDLPKVDLKSPKLDVNTPDIDINALSEKFKMPKFKMPISGLSGPKGPNETWMDQI; translated from the exons ATGCTGGAGGAATCAGAGAAAGGACGATTGGTCGTCTCCAGTGTTGTCGATGGCTCCTTGGCCAATCAGGGGCTCAAGGAAG GAGATGAAATTGTGAGTGCCACAATCAACTTTGACCAACTTTCAAAAGACGATGTGTTGAAAATACTGAAGCTGATGGATGATAATGGATTTGATGAGAAGGTTCAAATTCTGACAAAAAATAATTTGCGCAAGAGTATGGGGACCTTGGACAGCTTCAAAGCACCAGAGGAG ATGGTGAAGGATTCCTATAACAGACTCAATGCCAAAATAAAGAAGTTCATGAAAGAGGACAGCTCTGGACAACCTACAGCTTCTGGGGAAAGAGGCTCTCCTAACAGACAGGTGAAAGGCAAGGAACCGAGACCTCTCTGGGCCAAGCCTAATGTCAGAGGAACAGACTCTACAGTGACTCTCGATGCTCCTGGTGGAGAACTTTCATTGCCTAATGCCAACATGAGTACATCAGATCTCTCTCTAGCTCATTTGAATGGGTCTTTAGGGGCTGATCCTGATGTCAATATGTCAGATTTACCTTCAGTAGACCTTAAAGGTTCCAAAATAGATCTAGAATTGCCAGATTCAGACATTGGTATCCCATCTGGGAAGATCAAAACACCAAGTCTTGGAATGGCTGACTTTGCTATATCTGGACCAAGAGTTAGGAATCCAGACCTGGACCTCACAGCGGTTGAGATGTGTCTATCAGACGTCAGTTTGCCTGACCTCAGTACTCCAGATATTGATATACCCTCAGGTAAATTCAAACTAAAGAAACCACATGCAGAACTCAAAGCTCCTGATTTCGATGTGGATGCCCCCTCTGGTAAACTGAAGATGCCCAAATTTGACGTCTCTGGCCTAAAAAGAACAGATCTGGgaattgatgatgatgatgtaaaaaCACCAAAACTAATTCTCAAAGCTCCCAAGATAAAAGGCGGACTTGATGCACCTGACTTGGACTTACCCAAAGTCGACCTAAAATCACCTAAATTAGATGTAAACACTCCAGATATTGACATAAACGCACTCTCAGAAAAATTTAAAATGCCAAAGTTTAAGATGCCTATATCCGGCCTTTCGGGCCCTAAAGGACCAAATGAGACTTGGATGGACCAGATCTGA